In Candidatus Bathyarchaeota archaeon, one DNA window encodes the following:
- a CDS encoding glycosyltransferase family 2 protein yields MAGDLSNSEELFNETQIGMLHDADLLQPSNLEFSGFKIDCLDLSIGVAIPAFNEEKNIGDVLTQLTGLGLDNILVIDGLSADGTLKVAEKNGAKIVLQDGRGKGQAIRQVLKNEYLDSDVLVLMDADGSMSPEEVPRFVAAIKDGADVVKGSRFISGGKTYDMTFLRRFGNTIMTSFVNFVCSSNYTDLCYGFVALNKKAVRALAPVLETNGFEIETEVFIKAKKLGLKVVEVPSIEYERKSGKSNLKTFRDGYKILKTIAIASLT; encoded by the coding sequence ATGGCGGGTGATCTTTCAAATTCGGAAGAGTTGTTCAATGAGACCCAAATCGGTATGCTGCATGACGCTGATTTGTTGCAGCCAAGTAACCTTGAATTTTCTGGTTTCAAGATTGATTGTTTGGACCTAAGTATAGGCGTTGCGATTCCCGCTTTTAATGAAGAAAAAAACATTGGCGATGTACTCACACAACTGACTGGATTGGGTCTTGACAATATTTTGGTCATTGATGGCTTATCAGCTGATGGAACTTTAAAGGTTGCTGAAAAAAATGGTGCCAAAATCGTTTTGCAGGATGGACGCGGTAAAGGTCAAGCTATCCGACAAGTTCTAAAGAATGAATATTTGGATTCTGACGTATTGGTGTTGATGGATGCGGATGGCTCTATGTCTCCAGAAGAAGTTCCCCGATTTGTTGCAGCAATCAAGGATGGCGCCGATGTCGTTAAAGGTTCACGTTTTATATCTGGCGGCAAAACTTACGATATGACTTTTCTGAGAAGATTTGGCAACACTATAATGACATCGTTTGTTAATTTTGTGTGTTCTTCAAATTATACCGATTTATGCTATGGTTTTGTGGCTTTAAACAAGAAAGCGGTTAGAGCTTTGGCGCCAGTTCTGGAGACTAACGGTTTTGAAATAGAAACTGAAGTTTTTATAAAAGCCAAAAAGCTCGGACTTAAAGTTGTTGAAGTACCTAGCATTGAATATGAACGCAAAAGTGGGAAATCCAACCTTAAAACATTTAGGGATGGCTATAAAATCTTGAAGACAATCGCTATAGCCTCCCTCACCTGA